One part of the Arachidicoccus terrestris genome encodes these proteins:
- a CDS encoding VOC family protein has protein sequence MSQIMKIKSLMLLTSRLEEVRQFYEKTLGFAILDASEDMFSIQVGWSRLCFKLTSMPYLYHYCFLIPRNQLKGAMQWMGERVPIVDIQPGKKTVHFDSWNADSFYFYDPAGNIAECIAHNELDNDSSGPFDRTSLLAVNEIGLGTDNIEKINSILERQCASPFWKGDLMSFGTNGSAEGRVLIPDYNIKETWFPTNIKIEPAPVDLLIECQGRKFKLIYRNGELSV, from the coding sequence ATGAGTCAGATAATGAAAATCAAATCCCTTATGCTTCTTACATCCCGGCTTGAGGAAGTGAGGCAATTTTATGAGAAGACATTAGGTTTTGCAATATTGGATGCTTCGGAAGATATGTTTAGCATTCAGGTAGGTTGGTCAAGACTCTGCTTTAAGTTGACATCAATGCCTTATTTGTATCATTACTGTTTTTTGATTCCACGCAACCAGCTGAAAGGTGCGATGCAATGGATGGGAGAGCGTGTCCCTATCGTTGATATTCAGCCGGGAAAGAAGACTGTGCACTTTGATAGCTGGAATGCTGATTCTTTTTATTTCTATGATCCTGCTGGTAATATTGCAGAATGTATTGCCCATAATGAGCTGGATAACGATAGCAGTGGCCCATTTGATAGAACGTCGCTCTTGGCGGTGAATGAGATCGGTCTGGGGACAGATAATATTGAAAAGATTAATTCCATATTGGAAAGACAGTGTGCATCACCTTTCTGGAAAGGAGATTTGATGAGTTTTGGCACCAACGGCTCTGCAGAAGGGCGCGTCCTTATTCCTGATTATAACATTAAGGAAACCTGGTTTCCCACAAACATTAAAATTGAGCCAGCACCCGTAGATTTATTAATAGAATGCCAAGGGCGCAAGTTCAAATTAATTTACAGAAATGGCGAGTTAAGCGTGTGA
- a CDS encoding S41 family peptidase: MKKLLFGLFMLLAGALSAQITPLWLQHPAISPDGRTIAFGYKGTLYTVSASGGTAIPLTLFDAHNMMPVWSHDGRHIAFASDRYGNFDVFVMPAKGGTPKRLTAFSVNDYPYDFTSDNKRVLFRSSRNAPAKSVRFSSSLFSNVYTVSINGGRPLLVSAAGMSTAHYNKNGDKIVFEDIKGYESDQRKHATSAVTRDVWIMDIPGKTYKKLSAFKGEDREPVFAADGNSVYYLSEKSGTQNIFRQPVNSNAPPTQLTDFKMNPVRYLSRSDENTLCFAWNGEIYTLHDGNQPVKLAISLSNDGDAGIKKEKKVNGNISEFALSPNGKEIAFVARGEIFVTAVENGETKRITNTPEQERMVQWAPDGRSLVYATERANSWDIYKSSIIRKEEPYFYASTVLKEEPLIATSKDEFQPKLSPDGKKIAYVEERNILKVYTIDNKKTVTLLPQGHNHSYADGDWDFNWSPDSRWVIADDEMGYFSSSNTALIAADGTGSIVYPVNSGFGEYNGKWALGGKMLTWESSKLGRKSLASQGSQEVDVYGVFFDKEAYDQFILSKEDYALLKEKQSNPDSTKGKGNPGTDALTAHDPNKEKDSVAKDNKDSILKLDFTDLDQRQVRLTINSSSISDYVLSNDGAKLYYLAAFEKGFDLWVTEPRTHDTKILAKLSGTPSNLEMSKDGKSLFLSSKGGLIKVDVASGKVSPISIDGSMVLDEAVERRYIFEHAWRQVKKKLYAPDMNGVDWNTYKTVYERFLPHINNNYDFALLLSEMLGELNVSHTGGRFYPKHANADETASLGLLYDETYQGKGLKITEVIAGGPIDRTKSKIKSGDLLLEINHQPITDSMDWAILLNHEEGKNVLLTLSGSNGRKWEEKIRPIDLSKESDLMYKRWTRIMEKKVAELSGGKIGYVHVEGMNDGSFRETFDKVMGKNREKQALIVDTRFNGGGWLHDDLVTFLSGKNYLKFAPQGHMLKGGEPMNKWQKPSCVLMSESNYSDAFIFPYAYHELGIGKLIGMPVPGTGTAVWWERQIDPTLIFGIPMVATIGKENRPTERLQIEPDILVPLPYEDFLNGKDDQLEAAVKEMLKEAAGLTHK; the protein is encoded by the coding sequence ATGAAAAAACTGCTATTCGGCTTATTTATGTTGCTGGCAGGTGCATTGTCAGCACAGATTACACCGCTTTGGCTGCAGCACCCAGCCATCTCTCCCGATGGGAGGACCATCGCCTTTGGCTATAAAGGGACCTTGTATACAGTTAGCGCATCGGGTGGAACCGCGATTCCGCTAACTTTATTTGATGCACATAACATGATGCCTGTCTGGAGCCATGACGGCCGGCATATCGCCTTTGCAAGTGACAGGTATGGTAATTTTGATGTGTTTGTAATGCCAGCTAAGGGAGGAACGCCTAAAAGGCTTACTGCTTTTAGCGTAAATGATTACCCTTATGATTTTACGTCGGATAACAAACGCGTTTTATTCAGGTCTTCCAGAAATGCGCCTGCTAAAAGTGTGCGTTTCAGCTCTTCTCTTTTTTCTAATGTCTATACCGTTTCAATAAATGGCGGACGCCCGTTATTAGTGAGTGCCGCGGGGATGTCAACGGCGCATTATAACAAAAACGGCGATAAAATTGTCTTTGAGGATATTAAAGGTTATGAAAGTGATCAGCGTAAGCACGCAACTTCTGCTGTCACCAGAGACGTATGGATCATGGATATCCCGGGTAAAACATATAAAAAATTGAGCGCTTTTAAAGGCGAAGACAGGGAGCCTGTTTTTGCAGCTGACGGCAATAGTGTATATTATCTGAGTGAAAAAAGTGGTACGCAAAATATCTTCAGGCAACCGGTTAACAGCAATGCGCCACCCACTCAGCTGACAGATTTCAAAATGAATCCTGTCCGCTATTTAAGCAGGTCAGATGAAAATACGCTTTGTTTTGCCTGGAACGGTGAGATTTATACATTGCATGATGGTAATCAACCGGTTAAGTTGGCTATTAGCCTGAGTAACGATGGTGATGCCGGCATTAAAAAGGAGAAGAAGGTCAACGGAAATATCAGTGAATTTGCGCTGAGTCCAAATGGTAAAGAAATAGCCTTTGTTGCCAGGGGAGAAATTTTCGTTACGGCAGTGGAAAATGGAGAGACGAAAAGAATTACCAATACGCCTGAGCAGGAAAGGATGGTACAATGGGCACCCGACGGAAGAAGCCTGGTCTATGCAACCGAAAGAGCCAACAGTTGGGATATTTATAAATCTTCCATTATCCGTAAAGAGGAGCCTTATTTTTATGCGTCAACTGTCTTGAAGGAAGAGCCGCTGATCGCAACCTCCAAAGACGAATTCCAGCCCAAATTATCGCCTGACGGAAAGAAGATTGCTTATGTAGAGGAACGCAATATCCTAAAAGTCTATACGATTGATAACAAGAAAACCGTTACGTTACTTCCCCAGGGGCATAATCATTCCTACGCAGACGGCGATTGGGATTTTAACTGGAGTCCAGACAGCAGATGGGTAATAGCCGATGATGAGATGGGATACTTCTCTTCCAGCAATACGGCGCTGATTGCGGCAGATGGGACAGGCTCTATTGTATATCCTGTTAACAGCGGTTTTGGTGAATATAACGGTAAATGGGCGCTTGGTGGCAAAATGCTCACCTGGGAAAGCAGTAAGTTGGGCAGGAAATCTCTGGCCAGCCAGGGAAGCCAGGAAGTAGATGTTTACGGTGTTTTCTTTGATAAGGAAGCCTATGATCAGTTTATATTAAGTAAAGAAGACTATGCTTTGTTGAAAGAAAAGCAGTCCAACCCAGATTCGACAAAAGGGAAAGGCAACCCGGGCACCGATGCCCTGACTGCTCATGATCCTAATAAGGAAAAAGATTCTGTTGCTAAAGATAATAAAGATTCAATACTTAAACTTGATTTTACTGACCTGGATCAAAGACAGGTAAGGTTGACGATTAACAGCTCTTCGATTAGTGATTATGTATTGTCTAATGACGGCGCCAAATTATATTACCTGGCTGCTTTTGAGAAAGGATTTGATCTATGGGTAACGGAGCCCAGAACCCACGACACAAAAATACTGGCTAAGCTCAGCGGCACACCCAGTAATCTCGAAATGAGTAAAGATGGCAAAAGCCTGTTTCTTAGTTCTAAAGGCGGTCTTATTAAGGTAGATGTTGCTTCCGGTAAAGTCAGCCCCATCTCAATTGACGGCAGCATGGTGCTGGACGAAGCGGTTGAAAGAAGGTATATTTTTGAACACGCATGGCGGCAGGTAAAAAAGAAACTGTATGCACCTGATATGAATGGAGTGGACTGGAATACGTATAAAACTGTATACGAACGGTTCCTGCCCCATATCAATAACAATTATGATTTCGCCCTCTTGCTCAGTGAGATGCTGGGAGAGCTGAATGTCTCTCACACAGGTGGTCGTTTTTATCCCAAACATGCCAATGCGGATGAGACTGCCTCTCTGGGGCTGCTCTATGACGAGACCTATCAAGGGAAAGGCTTAAAGATAACTGAAGTGATCGCAGGTGGCCCCATAGACCGTACCAAGAGCAAAATAAAATCCGGCGATTTGCTTTTGGAGATCAACCATCAGCCCATCACCGATAGTATGGATTGGGCTATATTGTTGAATCACGAAGAGGGCAAGAATGTACTGTTAACCTTATCTGGATCTAATGGTAGGAAGTGGGAAGAAAAGATACGCCCTATTGATCTCTCAAAAGAATCGGATCTCATGTATAAGCGCTGGACCCGTATCATGGAAAAGAAAGTCGCTGAGCTGAGTGGTGGCAAGATTGGTTATGTACATGTTGAAGGAATGAATGATGGAAGTTTTAGAGAGACTTTTGATAAGGTGATGGGTAAAAACAGGGAAAAACAGGCCCTGATAGTAGATACCCGCTTCAACGGTGGAGGCTGGTTGCATGATGACCTTGTGACCTTTCTGTCAGGTAAAAACTATCTTAAATTTGCGCCGCAAGGACATATGCTCAAGGGGGGCGAGCCTATGAATAAATGGCAGAAACCAAGTTGCGTATTGATGAGTGAAAGTAATTACAGCGATGCCTTTATCTTTCCTTATGCCTATCATGAACTGGGGATTGGTAAGCTCATAGGCATGCCGGTACCTGGCACAGGTACGGCAGTGTGGTGGGAAAGGCAGATCGATCCGACTTTGATATTCGGAATTCCTATGGTGGCAACAATCGGAAAGGAAAACAGGCCGACAGAAAGGCTGCAGATCGAACCTGATATTCTTGTACCGCTTCCTTATGAGGATTTTCTCAATGGAAAGGATGATCAATTAGAGGCAGCTGTAAAAGAAATGTTGAAAGAGGCTGCGGGACTTACCCATAAATAG
- a CDS encoding DUF6660 family protein produces MKFMAFILCITVMALSIMPCQDINASTAQQALTVSQSSGTHQCGHDDHCSPFCLCSCCPSAATSEAPGTVFRLNAPAAITVKKEYLIREVTFASNFFDNIWQPPKDQIAA; encoded by the coding sequence ATGAAATTCATGGCATTCATTTTATGTATCACAGTCATGGCATTATCCATTATGCCCTGTCAGGATATTAATGCCAGTACTGCACAACAAGCGCTTACGGTTAGTCAAAGTAGCGGAACACACCAATGTGGTCACGATGATCATTGCAGTCCGTTTTGCCTTTGCAGCTGTTGTCCAAGCGCCGCAACCTCCGAAGCACCGGGCACTGTATTTCGATTAAATGCTCCAGCCGCTATTACTGTAAAAAAAGAATACCTAATTAGGGAAGTAACTTTTGCCTCTAATTTCTTCGACAATATCTGGCAGCCTCCAAAAGACCAGATAGCTGCCTAA
- a CDS encoding efflux RND transporter periplasmic adaptor subunit, with the protein MKSSLKQSLYCFFSFSLIAGILSACNNAGNEAKAPAINDSLTNKLEQKAFAAENAASVVATLTPEQMKAVDLQLGRIENKELTATIKANGALRVPNESRGKATPLFSGVIKKLNIQLGSHVKKGQTIATVSNPAFIQLQEEYVSLVSKITLAAQEEARQKALNEGQAGALKNLQNATANLNALRTRQSSLHQQLNLMGINASNLNNATMQSTLVITSPVSGTVSQVYAEIGSYVDPSSPVAEIVNNDALHLDLQIFEKDLPLIKIGQIIHFTLTNNPAKEYDAVVYSIGAAFENDSKTIPVHCRVNGDKTGMIDQMNITGIVSLSKAVTPAVPNSAIVSEGGNDFIFVAIDSPTPTKNKAFRKIQVISGVSELGYTAVTFVQALPKNVQIVTKGAFFVNATLTNV; encoded by the coding sequence ATGAAATCTTCATTAAAACAAAGTTTATATTGCTTTTTTAGTTTTTCTCTCATAGCTGGCATCCTATCCGCTTGTAATAACGCGGGCAATGAAGCCAAAGCACCTGCCATAAACGACTCTCTAACAAATAAACTGGAGCAAAAGGCATTCGCAGCGGAAAATGCAGCTTCCGTTGTCGCTACTTTAACCCCCGAACAGATGAAAGCGGTTGATCTGCAACTTGGCAGAATTGAAAACAAAGAGCTAACCGCCACCATCAAGGCCAACGGAGCCCTTCGGGTTCCCAATGAAAGCAGAGGCAAGGCAACACCGCTGTTTAGTGGGGTAATCAAAAAACTAAACATTCAATTGGGCAGCCACGTCAAAAAAGGGCAAACCATTGCTACGGTTAGCAATCCCGCGTTTATCCAATTACAGGAAGAATACGTTTCTTTAGTCAGTAAAATCACTTTGGCCGCGCAAGAGGAGGCCAGACAAAAAGCACTCAATGAGGGGCAGGCCGGCGCCTTGAAGAACCTGCAAAATGCCACGGCAAATTTAAACGCGCTCCGCACCCGGCAGTCCTCCCTGCATCAGCAACTGAACCTTATGGGGATCAACGCTTCTAATCTGAATAATGCGACGATGCAATCTACGCTGGTTATTACAAGTCCGGTCAGCGGAACTGTCAGTCAGGTATATGCAGAAATTGGCAGCTATGTAGATCCAAGCAGCCCCGTTGCAGAAATTGTCAATAACGATGCCCTGCATCTGGATCTGCAGATATTCGAAAAAGATCTGCCACTTATCAAAATCGGGCAGATCATTCATTTTACATTGACCAATAACCCGGCCAAAGAATATGATGCAGTGGTATACAGCATAGGCGCCGCCTTTGAAAATGACAGCAAGACCATTCCTGTTCATTGCCGTGTAAACGGGGATAAAACAGGTATGATCGACCAGATGAATATTACCGGGATTGTTAGTCTGAGTAAAGCAGTAACGCCAGCCGTTCCAAATAGCGCGATAGTTAGCGAAGGGGGGAATGATTTTATATTTGTAGCAATAGATTCACCGACCCCAACAAAAAACAAAGCATTCAGAAAAATACAAGTGATCAGCGGCGTCTCTGAGCTGGGATATACCGCCGTCACTTTCGTCCAGGCGCTTCCGAAAAATGTACAAATAGTCACAAAAGGGGCTTTCTTCGTCAATGCAACACTCACCAATGTATAA
- a CDS encoding CusA/CzcA family heavy metal efflux RND transporter, which produces MLDRIIKFSIQNKLVIAMMTLGLIIWGVWSATKLPIDAVPDITNNQVQIITNCPTLASQEVEQLVTYPIETEMTGLPDLMEMRSFSRFGISVITLVFKDDVDIYFARQLITERLKAAEAVIPPSLGKPVMAPVTTGLGEIYQYVIHPKKGSEDKYSAMDLRTLQDWIVSRQLKGIDGVAEITGFGGISKQYEVAINPDKLKAMQVTIPEIFTALKKNNENTGGAYIDKKPNAYFIRGLGMVRTLQDIEQIAIKTSPAGIPVLIRDVAKVGYGSAPRYGAITYNGEKEVVGGIVLMLKGANSNEVVQNVKQRMQTIQKSLPKDIIIEPFLDRSKLVNNAIHTVEKNLIEGALIVIFVLVIFLGNFRAGLIVASAIPLSMLFALGLMHVFGVSANLMSLGAIDFGLIVDGAVIIVEATLHHLGLRKSMSRLSQAEMDQEVFFSASKIRSSAAFGEIIILIVYIPILTLTGIEGKMFTPMAKTVSFAILGALILSLTYIPMMSAIFLSKNRTQKRSFSDRMIEKLQSLYKPLLQKAIRFKFLIITSTVVLFGASLLIFKSLGGEFIPQLQEGDYAFEFVLPQGSSLSQTTETAMQAERIVKQFREVKMVVGKTGAADVATDPMPMNQTDIMVILKPKEQWPTTLGYYQLADSIKQKLEDIPGVIAEPSQPIQMRFNELMTGIRQDVAIKIFGENLDTLAELAPHVAKIIQNIPGVSEPIVERTNGLPGISVQYDRAKISAYGLNIEDINQVLETAFAGQTAGQVFENERRFDLVVRLDSTHRQSISNVADLYIPLPGGNQIPLSQVATVTYKEGPAQISREDGKRRVVIGFNVHDRDIASVVTDIKLTLGKKLELPTGYYLTYGGQFENLQRASNRLMIAVPVSLLLIFMLLYFTFKSVKQAALIFTAIPMSAIGGVLALYLREMPFSISAGVGFIALFGVAVLNGIVLIGTFNQLEKEGKKDILNRVFLGTKERLRPVLMTATVASLGFLPMAISTGAGAEVQKPLATVVIGGLITATFLTLFVLPLLYIIFHTKINFKMKPVAKGIIVLFFAGFIIEAGAQHLKIQSADQAIGIALKNNGAVRAGQLRINSAKMLEKTTRELPKLSLGTELGQFNSQQFDNSFQVSQTIPFPGLFTARKKLAQAQSKASTLKNALTVNDLKKRVRLSYYQILYLQHNQQQLDYLDSLYQDFIRIAELRFQTGDTKKLDITNTRAQKGKIALLAKQNTIYLGSAYQNLQVLLNTGDSIEITPTSDFLPLALDQLLDSSDITLHPMVQALYQKSAVATKNSQVEKAKNTPDFTVGYNNQSLIGLQNINGQERLIDGSKRFSYVNIGIAIPLSIGAGRARVKASQLEAEAVMAEAQQKAKELQSNLINAFSQYEQDQLSYQYYKEQALPNAAQIVEAAKTGYKLGDIGYVEFLYSLETATDIRLNYLKSIQQLNETAIQIYYLTNQ; this is translated from the coding sequence GTGTTAGATCGTATCATCAAATTCAGCATACAAAATAAGCTGGTTATTGCCATGATGACCCTTGGTCTTATCATATGGGGCGTCTGGAGCGCGACAAAGCTGCCCATAGATGCCGTGCCCGATATCACCAATAATCAAGTACAAATCATTACTAATTGCCCAACACTTGCCAGTCAGGAAGTAGAACAATTAGTAACTTATCCCATAGAAACGGAAATGACCGGACTGCCGGACCTTATGGAAATGCGTTCTTTTTCCAGATTTGGGATCAGTGTTATTACATTGGTCTTTAAGGACGATGTAGACATCTATTTTGCCCGGCAGCTAATCACGGAGAGGCTAAAGGCAGCTGAGGCCGTAATTCCACCGTCCCTTGGCAAACCTGTTATGGCTCCCGTGACCACTGGGCTTGGCGAAATTTATCAATATGTCATTCATCCCAAAAAAGGCAGCGAGGACAAATATTCTGCCATGGATTTACGAACACTGCAGGACTGGATTGTCAGCCGCCAGTTGAAAGGGATAGATGGCGTAGCAGAAATCACGGGCTTCGGCGGTATCTCAAAGCAATACGAAGTTGCTATCAATCCCGACAAGCTCAAAGCCATGCAGGTAACTATACCAGAGATATTCACCGCCTTGAAAAAAAACAACGAAAATACAGGTGGTGCTTATATTGATAAAAAGCCCAACGCCTACTTTATCAGAGGCCTTGGCATGGTCAGGACCTTGCAAGATATCGAGCAAATAGCGATTAAAACCAGTCCTGCCGGCATTCCCGTATTAATCAGAGATGTAGCCAAGGTAGGGTATGGTTCAGCTCCCAGATATGGCGCAATAACATATAATGGCGAAAAGGAGGTTGTCGGAGGAATTGTACTGATGCTCAAAGGGGCCAATAGCAATGAAGTAGTCCAAAACGTGAAACAAAGAATGCAAACCATTCAAAAGTCTTTACCAAAAGACATTATTATTGAACCCTTTCTGGACAGGTCTAAACTGGTGAATAATGCCATCCATACCGTTGAAAAGAATCTAATTGAAGGGGCACTAATTGTCATTTTCGTGCTCGTCATCTTCCTGGGCAACTTTAGGGCTGGTCTTATTGTCGCCTCAGCCATACCACTTTCCATGTTATTTGCGCTCGGCCTCATGCATGTCTTTGGCGTCAGCGCCAATCTGATGAGTCTGGGTGCCATTGATTTTGGACTTATTGTTGATGGGGCTGTCATCATTGTTGAGGCCACTTTACACCATCTGGGCCTCAGGAAATCAATGAGCAGGCTCAGTCAGGCAGAGATGGACCAGGAAGTCTTCTTTTCTGCATCAAAAATAAGAAGCAGTGCGGCGTTTGGAGAGATCATTATTCTGATTGTTTATATTCCTATTTTGACACTTACCGGCATTGAAGGCAAAATGTTTACCCCAATGGCTAAAACGGTCAGTTTTGCCATTTTAGGCGCCTTGATCCTATCTCTGACATATATTCCGATGATGAGTGCTATATTTCTATCTAAAAACAGGACACAGAAGCGTTCTTTTTCGGACAGAATGATAGAAAAATTGCAAAGTCTTTATAAACCTTTGCTGCAAAAAGCGATCCGCTTCAAATTTCTGATTATTACCAGTACGGTTGTTTTATTTGGGGCCAGTCTTTTAATTTTTAAAAGCCTGGGCGGAGAATTTATACCACAATTACAGGAAGGAGATTATGCGTTCGAGTTTGTCCTGCCACAGGGCAGTTCTCTTTCTCAGACCACGGAAACGGCCATGCAGGCAGAACGTATCGTCAAGCAATTCCGAGAAGTTAAAATGGTAGTGGGTAAGACGGGAGCAGCGGATGTCGCAACCGATCCGATGCCAATGAACCAAACTGACATTATGGTTATTTTAAAGCCTAAAGAGCAGTGGCCAACCACACTCGGCTATTATCAACTCGCGGATAGCATAAAGCAAAAGCTAGAAGACATACCAGGCGTCATAGCGGAACCTAGTCAACCGATCCAAATGCGCTTTAATGAGCTAATGACTGGTATCCGCCAGGATGTGGCTATCAAGATTTTTGGTGAAAACCTTGACACGCTGGCGGAGCTGGCACCCCATGTCGCAAAAATTATTCAAAATATACCAGGCGTCAGCGAGCCGATAGTGGAACGAACAAATGGCCTTCCCGGTATTTCTGTACAATACGACAGGGCGAAAATATCAGCCTACGGACTTAACATTGAAGATATCAATCAGGTACTCGAGACCGCTTTTGCCGGACAAACAGCCGGACAGGTCTTTGAGAATGAAAGGCGTTTTGATCTAGTCGTAAGATTAGACAGTACACACCGACAATCTATCAGCAATGTGGCAGACTTATATATACCCCTGCCAGGCGGCAACCAGATACCTTTATCTCAAGTAGCTACAGTCACCTATAAGGAAGGGCCGGCTCAAATCAGCAGGGAAGATGGAAAGCGACGTGTGGTTATCGGTTTTAATGTCCATGACCGGGATATCGCCAGTGTTGTGACGGATATTAAGCTGACACTTGGAAAAAAGCTGGAATTACCTACAGGATATTACCTTACCTATGGGGGGCAGTTTGAAAATTTGCAGCGGGCCAGTAACCGGTTAATGATAGCGGTCCCCGTTTCGCTGCTGCTCATATTTATGCTGCTATATTTTACCTTCAAATCCGTCAAACAGGCCGCACTGATTTTTACGGCTATTCCCATGAGTGCTATTGGTGGCGTGCTGGCTCTTTACCTTCGGGAAATGCCTTTTTCAATCAGCGCGGGCGTAGGCTTTATTGCATTGTTTGGCGTTGCTGTCCTCAATGGCATCGTGCTTATCGGCACTTTTAATCAATTAGAAAAAGAAGGAAAAAAAGATATCCTTAACCGTGTGTTTCTCGGCACAAAAGAAAGGCTTCGCCCCGTTCTTATGACAGCCACGGTCGCTTCCCTTGGATTTTTACCAATGGCCATTAGTACTGGAGCGGGCGCTGAGGTGCAAAAACCGCTGGCAACAGTTGTTATCGGAGGCCTGATCACAGCTACTTTTTTGACACTGTTTGTTTTGCCTTTGTTGTACATCATCTTTCATACAAAAATTAATTTCAAAATGAAACCAGTAGCAAAAGGCATAATTGTATTGTTTTTTGCCGGCTTCATAATTGAAGCCGGAGCGCAGCATCTCAAAATCCAGTCTGCGGATCAGGCGATCGGCATTGCGCTGAAAAACAATGGCGCTGTCAGGGCCGGGCAACTGAGGATAAATTCAGCGAAAATGCTGGAAAAAACCACCAGAGAGCTTCCTAAACTCAGTTTAGGAACTGAACTGGGGCAGTTTAACAGCCAGCAATTTGACAACTCCTTTCAAGTGTCCCAGACCATTCCCTTTCCAGGCCTGTTTACTGCCCGTAAAAAGCTGGCCCAGGCGCAGTCAAAAGCCAGTACACTGAAAAATGCACTCACCGTGAATGATCTCAAAAAGCGTGTCCGGCTTTCTTATTACCAGATACTGTACCTGCAGCACAATCAACAGCAATTAGACTATCTGGACAGTCTGTATCAGGATTTTATCCGGATCGCAGAACTAAGATTCCAGACGGGTGATACAAAAAAGCTGGATATCACCAATACGCGGGCACAAAAGGGGAAAATAGCGCTGCTCGCAAAACAAAACACTATCTATCTCGGCTCAGCATATCAAAATCTGCAAGTGCTTCTAAATACCGGCGACAGTATTGAAATTACGCCGACTTCAGACTTTCTGCCTTTAGCTCTTGACCAGTTACTGGATAGCAGCGATATCACGCTGCACCCAATGGTACAGGCTCTGTATCAAAAATCAGCAGTTGCCACAAAAAACAGTCAGGTAGAAAAGGCAAAAAATACGCCGGATTTTACCGTTGGCTACAACAACCAATCACTGATCGGGTTACAAAATATAAATGGTCAGGAACGCCTGATCGACGGAAGTAAAAGGTTTAGCTATGTAAATATCGGCATTGCGATTCCCCTGAGCATTGGTGCCGGCAGGGCAAGGGTAAAAGCCAGTCAGCTTGAGGCGGAGGCGGTTATGGCCGAAGCGCAGCAGAAAGCAAAAGAGCTTCAAAGTAACCTGATAAATGCTTTCAGTCAATATGAGCAGGATCAGCTATCCTATCAATATTACAAAGAGCAGGCTCTGCCCAATGCTGCTCAGATCGTTGAAGCGGCAAAGACCGGTTATAAATTGGGCGACATCGGTTATGTGGAATTTCTATATAGTCTTGAAACAGCAACTGATATCCGGTTAAATTACCTGAAAAGTATTCAACAGCTCAATGAAACAGCTATCCAAATTTACTATCTGACCAATCAATAA
- a CDS encoding aldo/keto reductase has translation MKTRILGNSGLEVSALGMGCMGLSYAYSPSISESAAIRLLQKAIDLGVNFFDTAEAYSRGGNEAILGKAFTSSRDKVVIATKFGFRNGNPAEGLDSRPRTIRKVAENSLRLLRTDHIDLFYQHRVDPKVPIEEVAGVVKDLIQEGKVRHFGLSEAGVDVIRKAHAIHPVAALQSEYSLWWREPEGTLLETLEELGVGFVPFSPLGRGFLTGAIQADTKFGEGDFRSQLPRFAEENRKANLALVDQLKSIGQEKGASPAQIALAWLLAQKPWIVPIPGTTKLKRLEENIGAVDIILTDKELKRIRTSVESAAVLGDRYPQALQKTVNR, from the coding sequence ATGAAAACTAGAATTTTAGGTAACAGCGGTCTTGAGGTTTCTGCGTTGGGAATGGGTTGCATGGGTCTTAGTTATGCCTATAGCCCATCCATAAGTGAATCAGCTGCTATTCGCTTGTTACAAAAAGCAATTGACCTGGGTGTAAACTTCTTTGATACAGCAGAGGCTTATAGTCGGGGCGGTAATGAAGCCATTCTTGGGAAAGCGTTTACATCGAGTAGAGATAAGGTGGTGATTGCCACAAAATTTGGGTTTAGAAACGGCAACCCTGCTGAGGGATTGGACAGCCGACCGCGTACTATCCGTAAGGTCGCAGAAAATTCTTTACGCTTATTAAGAACTGACCATATTGATCTATTTTACCAACATAGAGTCGATCCTAAAGTTCCAATCGAAGAAGTGGCCGGCGTAGTTAAGGATTTGATTCAGGAGGGTAAAGTCAGGCATTTTGGACTGAGTGAGGCAGGGGTAGATGTCATAAGAAAAGCACATGCGATACACCCAGTAGCTGCGCTACAAAGTGAATATTCTTTGTGGTGGCGGGAGCCGGAGGGAACCCTCCTTGAAACCCTGGAAGAACTGGGTGTCGGTTTTGTCCCCTTTAGTCCTCTTGGGAGAGGTTTTTTGACAGGCGCTATTCAGGCAGATACAAAGTTTGGCGAAGGTGATTTTAGAAGTCAGCTCCCCAGATTTGCTGAAGAAAACAGAAAGGCGAACCTAGCCCTTGTCGATCAATTGAAAAGCATTGGACAGGAAAAAGGCGCCTCTCCTGCCCAGATAGCGCTGGCCTGGTTGTTGGCGCAAAAACCATGGATTGTTCCAATTCCAGGCACAACTAAGCTAAAAAGACTGGAGGAGAATATCGGCGCGGTTGATATTATATTAACCGATAAGGAGTTGAAACGCATCCGCACATCGGTTGAAAGTGCTGCCGTCCTGGGGGACCGATACCCGCAAGCGTTACAAAAAACGGTAAATAGATAA